One genomic region from Verrucomicrobiota bacterium encodes:
- a CDS encoding DUF1080 domain-containing protein, whose product MKFHTQVSVVAALVFLIVASKNVVAENSQAISLFNGKDLSGWKTVGGGAVQWEYGKAALNSGDETRLKVDGPGDELVALEKGVNLSSEATFGDCLLEVEFMVAKHSNSGVKMMNIYEIQIFDSYGKTNMDKEDCGAVYSENAPMVNACKKPGEWQKLVIDFRAPRFDKSGKKTANARFVKVTLNGRVVQENVEIAHGTNVSRNAPEHRTGPIYLQGDHGPVAFRQLKVTPLN is encoded by the coding sequence ATGAAATTTCACACTCAGGTCAGTGTCGTCGCAGCTCTGGTATTTTTAATAGTTGCCTCGAAAAACGTGGTGGCCGAAAACTCCCAAGCGATTTCTCTCTTCAATGGAAAGGACCTGTCCGGTTGGAAGACAGTCGGCGGCGGAGCCGTCCAATGGGAATACGGCAAAGCAGCGCTGAATTCGGGCGACGAGACGAGATTGAAAGTGGACGGCCCCGGCGACGAACTCGTCGCGCTCGAGAAAGGAGTGAACCTGTCGTCGGAAGCCACTTTTGGCGATTGCCTGTTGGAAGTTGAGTTCATGGTGGCAAAGCATTCCAATTCCGGCGTGAAGATGATGAACATTTACGAAATCCAAATCTTCGACAGCTACGGCAAAACAAACATGGACAAGGAGGATTGCGGGGCCGTGTATAGCGAGAACGCTCCCATGGTGAACGCTTGCAAGAAGCCCGGTGAGTGGCAGAAGCTCGTCATTGATTTCCGCGCGCCGCGTTTCGACAAGTCTGGAAAGAAAACCGCCAACGCCAGGTTTGTGAAGGTGACTCTCAATGGACGGGTCGTGCAGGAAAACGTTGAAATTGCGCACGGCACCAACGTAAGCCGAAACGCACCCGAGCATCGCACCGGTCCGATTTATCTGCAAGGCGACCACGGCCCCGTGGCGTTTCGACAGCTCAAAGTCACACCGTTGAATTGA
- a CDS encoding type II secretion system protein: MNKRMKSKSFSKAGGFTLIELLVVIAIIAILAGLLLPALSKAKAKAKRVQCASNMKQWALATIMYVADNNDTLPYLAYDYGELISGEGSSLFQDLAPYIARDSQIGSRIPFSFTDVYESELRKCPGGSKGRVPHATVHSGSWNSWIAAIYGGRWQDTLTGPFYYGPSVPPLKATRIKKPVDAMIFMDSVTWYVYSPVDPSYRFSADMDRDRVADSSGADPGFAYNDARPTVHSNGDNVTLLDGHVEYVPFKKLWQVDKSWNVVHSFWYLED; the protein is encoded by the coding sequence ATGAATAAGCGTATGAAGTCAAAATCCTTTTCGAAAGCGGGTGGCTTTACCTTGATCGAGTTGCTGGTGGTCATCGCGATCATCGCCATCCTGGCGGGATTATTGTTGCCCGCCTTGTCGAAAGCCAAGGCCAAGGCAAAAAGGGTGCAGTGCGCCTCGAATATGAAACAGTGGGCACTTGCCACGATCATGTACGTGGCCGACAATAACGACACTCTGCCATACTTGGCTTACGATTATGGCGAGTTAATCTCTGGCGAAGGGTCGTCCTTGTTCCAGGATCTCGCGCCGTACATAGCTAGGGACTCGCAAATCGGCTCACGCATCCCTTTTTCATTTACGGACGTCTATGAAAGCGAGTTGCGCAAATGCCCGGGCGGCTCGAAGGGGCGCGTTCCGCATGCCACCGTCCACTCTGGCAGTTGGAATTCCTGGATCGCCGCCATCTATGGCGGACGATGGCAGGACACCCTTACCGGCCCGTTCTACTACGGACCCTCCGTTCCGCCGCTGAAAGCCACACGCATCAAAAAGCCTGTGGATGCCATGATTTTCATGGACTCCGTAACTTGGTATGTTTATTCACCAGTAGATCCATCCTATCGTTTCTCGGCCGATATGGATCGCGACAGGGTGGCAGACTCCAGTGGCGCGGACCCCGGTTTTGCGTATAATGATGCGCGGCCCACGGTTCACAGCAACGGCGATAATGTCACGCTGCTGGATGGACATGTGGAGTACGTTCCCTTCAAGAAACTTTGGCAAGTCGATAAGTCGTGGAATGTCGTCCACTCGTTCTGGTATCTGGAAGATTGA
- a CDS encoding prolyl oligopeptidase family serine peptidase, with protein MLRFLLTLGTLAIPSGAMWVPLFAGEPSITGNKIPTPRLPRDDLLVYRGDKNESLPVRTSADWQKRRAEIKAGMQTVMGQLPGPEKRCSIEMKVQEDVDCGTYVRRLITYASEPGSRVPAYLLVPKPLLKADAKPVAAIVCLQGSDNIVGNGRVVGLGNPPHRPYAAELAERGFVTLAPSYPLLAKYQPDLKALGWESGTLKAVWDNIRGLDLLESLPYVKKGSFGAIGHSLGGHNAVYTSVFDDRIQAVVSSCGLDSYLDYMSGDEKVWMPGKGWTQTLYMPRLAGYRGKLETIPYDFYELIGALAPRHVLIIAPLKDHNFQAASVDRIAAAASQIYKLYGHPERLRVEHPDCTHDFPLEMRQAAYKLFEATLP; from the coding sequence ATGCTTCGATTTCTTCTGACGCTCGGCACTCTGGCAATTCCGAGCGGCGCAATGTGGGTGCCGCTGTTCGCCGGCGAGCCCTCGATCACGGGCAACAAGATACCGACGCCGCGGTTGCCGCGGGACGATCTCCTGGTCTATCGCGGTGACAAGAACGAGTCGCTCCCGGTGAGGACTTCAGCCGATTGGCAGAAGCGCCGGGCCGAGATCAAGGCCGGGATGCAGACAGTCATGGGTCAGCTGCCAGGCCCAGAAAAGCGCTGTTCGATCGAGATGAAGGTGCAGGAAGATGTCGATTGCGGAACGTACGTGCGTCGCCTGATCACTTACGCCTCGGAACCCGGTTCCCGTGTGCCGGCGTACCTGTTGGTTCCCAAACCATTGCTCAAGGCGGACGCCAAGCCAGTCGCTGCCATCGTCTGCCTGCAGGGATCAGACAACATCGTCGGTAACGGCAGAGTCGTCGGGCTGGGAAATCCTCCGCACCGACCGTACGCCGCCGAACTGGCCGAGCGGGGATTTGTCACGCTCGCACCCAGCTATCCGCTTTTGGCGAAATATCAGCCGGACCTCAAAGCCTTGGGCTGGGAGAGCGGCACGTTGAAGGCGGTCTGGGACAACATCCGCGGTCTCGACCTGTTGGAATCGCTGCCGTACGTCAAGAAAGGAAGCTTCGGAGCCATCGGCCATTCGCTGGGGGGACACAACGCGGTCTATACCAGCGTGTTCGATGATCGGATTCAGGCAGTGGTCTCCAGTTGCGGTCTCGATTCGTACCTCGATTACATGAGCGGCGACGAGAAGGTGTGGATGCCAGGCAAAGGCTGGACGCAGACATTGTACATGCCCCGCTTGGCCGGCTATCGCGGCAAACTGGAAACAATTCCGTACGATTTTTACGAACTGATCGGCGCTTTGGCTCCGCGGCATGTGCTGATCATCGCTCCGCTGAAGGACCACAATTTTCAAGCGGCCAGTGTTGACCGTATCGCCGCCGCCGCCAGCCAGATCTATAAACTATACGGTCATCCCGAACGGCTGCGCGTGGAACACCCGGATTGCACTCATGACTTCCCGTTGGAGATGCGACAAGCCGCGTACAAGCTGTTCGAGGCGACGCTGCCGTGA
- a CDS encoding type II secretion system protein, translated as MSKLAASTSYAKTSGFTLIELLVVIAIIAILAGLLLPALAKAKAKAQAIKCASNMKQWGVATVMYLGDYDDNIPFMADVYDFKTPFWFQKLAPYVAKQVQAGQLFNTTDAYTNELRKCPGGSRGTPPFSTAWGNWNSWIGANMGNPGNPLSGPFYYGGADIQPLKASRIKKPDDAMMFMDAFDHYIYDPVDPGFHFTRDADHDKVPDSGGGGEDNIAFNNARPTVHNNGANVTLLDGHVERVPFKKLWQVDKSWNVVHSFWYLED; from the coding sequence ATGAGCAAACTTGCGGCGTCAACATCCTACGCGAAAACGAGTGGCTTCACCTTGATCGAGCTGTTGGTGGTCATCGCGATCATCGCGATCCTGGCGGGATTATTGTTGCCCGCCTTGGCGAAAGCCAAGGCCAAGGCCCAGGCGATCAAGTGCGCTTCCAACATGAAACAATGGGGCGTCGCGACGGTCATGTATCTGGGCGACTACGACGACAACATTCCGTTCATGGCTGACGTTTACGATTTTAAGACGCCGTTTTGGTTTCAGAAACTTGCGCCTTACGTGGCCAAACAGGTGCAGGCGGGACAACTGTTCAACACGACCGATGCCTACACCAACGAACTACGCAAGTGCCCCGGTGGCAGCAGGGGAACGCCGCCGTTCTCCACAGCGTGGGGAAATTGGAATAGTTGGATCGGCGCCAACATGGGCAATCCTGGAAATCCGCTGAGTGGGCCCTTCTACTACGGCGGCGCGGACATTCAGCCGCTGAAAGCTTCCCGCATCAAGAAACCCGACGATGCCATGATGTTCATGGATGCCTTCGATCATTACATTTACGATCCCGTGGATCCCGGCTTTCATTTTACGCGCGATGCCGATCACGACAAGGTGCCGGACAGCGGTGGCGGTGGTGAAGACAATATCGCTTTCAATAACGCCCGGCCCACGGTCCACAACAACGGCGCCAATGTCACGCTGCTGGATGGGCATGTCGAGCGCGTGCCCTTCAAGAAGCTTTGGCAGGTTGATAAGTCGTGGAACGTCGTGCACTCGTTTTGGTATCTTGAAGATTGA
- a CDS encoding AraC family transcriptional regulator → MRKVKSQSTNLPELSWLSEVKESRQPLSELFPVWVRHGRNLSGPALPYPEWHPYFEFSILLEGRTIAFVEREQTERIAGDLFIVGPGVPHWVRITKYPATFVAIYFLPSVMIDLGPQSAGPAILHRFAAQQSLKDRLVRTPPVLRRKLTQLFKEAVAEFENNWFGREMRLRTILVEQLVELLRWEERIGRKVNDASLEVDWRRISKSLQYVGENYTKPIYAQDMARAAGMSESRMKILFQNALGVSWVKYLQGYRIHRAIALLSESRTNITEAAFATGFESVSHFNAIFRSFMGVSPSEYRKERLQKKSV, encoded by the coding sequence ATGAGGAAGGTTAAATCCCAATCCACCAATTTACCTGAGCTTTCCTGGTTGTCCGAAGTGAAAGAGTCGCGCCAGCCATTGAGCGAGTTGTTTCCTGTTTGGGTGCGCCACGGAAGGAATCTTTCAGGGCCGGCCTTACCATATCCGGAGTGGCATCCCTATTTTGAGTTTAGCATTCTTTTAGAAGGGAGAACCATTGCCTTCGTTGAACGCGAACAAACGGAGCGCATCGCCGGTGACTTGTTCATCGTTGGACCAGGCGTTCCACACTGGGTCCGAATAACAAAATATCCGGCCACGTTCGTCGCGATTTACTTCCTGCCGAGCGTAATGATCGATTTGGGGCCACAAAGCGCTGGTCCGGCAATCCTTCATCGATTTGCAGCGCAGCAATCCCTCAAAGACCGCCTGGTGCGGACTCCGCCCGTGCTTCGACGCAAGCTGACTCAGCTTTTCAAGGAAGCTGTCGCGGAGTTTGAAAACAATTGGTTTGGTCGGGAAATGAGATTGCGCACCATCTTGGTGGAACAATTGGTGGAATTGTTGCGCTGGGAGGAGCGCATTGGACGAAAGGTCAACGACGCGTCATTGGAGGTGGACTGGCGTCGCATCAGTAAAAGCCTCCAGTATGTGGGCGAAAACTACACTAAACCGATCTATGCGCAAGACATGGCGCGCGCGGCGGGAATGAGTGAGTCACGGATGAAAATCTTGTTCCAGAACGCACTGGGTGTTTCCTGGGTGAAATACTTGCAGGGCTATCGCATCCACCGGGCCATCGCGCTACTGAGCGAATCCCGCACCAATATCACCGAAGCGGCCTTTGCCACGGGCTTCGAAAGCGTCAGCCACTTCAACGCGATCTTTCGCTCTTTCATGGGTGTTTCTCCCAGCGAGTACAGAAAAGAGCGCCTCCAGAAAAAATCAGTCTGA
- a CDS encoding beta-galactosidase, producing the protein MRQIIQTGVLAATLPFLPGAFAEPREQWMREGIVTASDMRGLTFILRRGGDFADIPDKWHAQRNEETVRRLKELGVNLIIVNLQNGFGLKAEGKDIEATRAFTVLAHRHGLKVAGYVGASLMYETFFKEEPAAREWRQVDEFGRPIYYTAEQTYRYMACRNNPSYMAFVKKVIRLGIKELGMDVLHFDQVMWWPEPQSCRCSHCRQQFREFLARRYSDPARARLRFGFAGFEEVIPPPYNLPAGPPVMIAELKNPLMQEWSLFRSASLAQRWGELDRYIHQLNPHAAIIGNPMMYQEGNVGFLFGVDLGQLAEHGDGLWTEEPNLPQWTADNRLISRIRSYKAARAMGQPLFVWQNLTGNEDYQKSPQVLRLAEALAFNDANLGVVAGEDAGGNEPSEELRRYIHFFWSHLADLRHTTPVTDVGVLRTFASTQFNPSHSLFSTVLFEQTLIQSRVPFGLVFEQRLRDVSHYKALVLADQDALSDEQVAQIRRFVAQGGGLVATEDTSRLTDWRTRRNGSALADLYGSNRVVYLPRIEAAAPAPAAQMSYYIPNALWKLPHNADALLAAVKQAAGGKLSVEMEAPAWVVAELADQPATGTRLLHLINFKYQEPLRDLPVKVRLPQGARFREAVVETPDGPTQKLRVSVEGDTVSFRVPELKVYDLVLLRTER; encoded by the coding sequence ATGCGTCAGATCATCCAAACGGGCGTGCTCGCCGCGACATTGCCTTTCCTTCCCGGCGCCTTTGCCGAGCCTCGCGAGCAATGGATGCGTGAAGGCATCGTGACGGCGTCCGACATGCGAGGCCTGACCTTCATTCTGCGACGCGGCGGCGACTTCGCGGATATTCCTGACAAATGGCATGCTCAGCGCAACGAAGAAACTGTGCGGAGGCTCAAGGAACTGGGTGTCAACCTGATCATCGTCAACCTTCAAAATGGTTTCGGCCTCAAAGCCGAGGGGAAAGATATCGAAGCTACGCGGGCCTTTACCGTGCTAGCTCACCGCCACGGTCTAAAGGTGGCCGGTTATGTCGGTGCCAGCCTGATGTACGAGACGTTCTTCAAGGAGGAGCCCGCGGCCCGTGAGTGGCGGCAAGTGGACGAGTTTGGGCGGCCTATCTACTACACTGCCGAGCAGACCTATCGCTACATGGCCTGCCGCAACAATCCCAGCTATATGGCTTTCGTCAAGAAAGTGATCCGTCTGGGTATCAAGGAACTGGGCATGGATGTGCTGCATTTCGATCAGGTAATGTGGTGGCCCGAGCCTCAGTCGTGCCGCTGCTCCCATTGCCGGCAACAGTTCCGCGAATTCCTTGCCCGACGTTATAGTGACCCGGCTCGCGCGCGGCTGCGGTTCGGCTTCGCGGGGTTCGAAGAAGTGATCCCGCCGCCGTATAACCTGCCGGCGGGACCCCCGGTGATGATCGCCGAACTGAAAAATCCGCTGATGCAGGAGTGGAGCCTGTTCCGCTCGGCCAGTCTGGCCCAGCGCTGGGGCGAGCTCGACCGCTATATCCACCAGCTCAATCCACACGCGGCGATAATCGGCAATCCCATGATGTATCAGGAAGGCAACGTCGGCTTTCTCTTTGGTGTGGATCTGGGGCAGTTGGCGGAACACGGTGATGGGTTGTGGACCGAAGAGCCGAACTTGCCCCAGTGGACGGCCGACAACCGTCTGATTTCACGGATTCGAAGCTATAAAGCCGCTCGCGCCATGGGCCAACCCTTGTTTGTATGGCAGAACCTGACTGGCAACGAAGATTATCAAAAGTCGCCGCAGGTGCTCCGCCTGGCCGAGGCACTGGCTTTTAACGACGCCAACCTCGGCGTAGTGGCTGGGGAGGACGCGGGCGGCAACGAGCCATCCGAGGAACTGCGGCGATATATCCACTTTTTCTGGTCGCACCTCGCCGATCTGCGCCACACCACCCCCGTGACCGACGTCGGTGTGCTTCGCACCTTCGCGTCAACTCAATTCAATCCTTCGCACAGCCTCTTCAGTACCGTGCTGTTTGAGCAAACCCTGATTCAGTCCCGGGTTCCTTTCGGCCTCGTCTTCGAGCAGCGACTGCGCGACGTGAGCCATTACAAGGCGCTGGTGTTGGCCGATCAGGACGCGCTGAGTGACGAGCAAGTTGCGCAAATTCGCCGGTTCGTCGCCCAGGGCGGTGGGCTGGTGGCGACCGAAGACACCTCGCGGTTGACGGACTGGCGGACCCGCCGTAACGGTTCAGCCCTCGCGGACCTCTACGGCAGCAATCGGGTGGTTTATCTGCCACGCATTGAGGCGGCCGCGCCTGCGCCTGCCGCGCAAATGAGCTATTACATTCCCAATGCGCTCTGGAAACTGCCGCACAATGCCGATGCACTGCTGGCCGCGGTGAAGCAGGCGGCGGGGGGGAAACTTTCCGTAGAGATGGAGGCGCCAGCTTGGGTAGTCGCGGAATTGGCCGACCAGCCAGCCACCGGCACGAGGCTGCTGCACCTCATTAATTTCAAGTACCAGGAGCCCCTGCGGGATCTCCCTGTCAAGGTGCGCCTGCCGCAGGGGGCGCGCTTTCGAGAAGCCGTGGTGGAGACACCCGATGGCCCAACTCAAAAACTGCGCGTTTCCGTCGAGGGAGACACGGTGTCGTTTCGGGTGCCGGAGCTCAAGGTTTACGACCTCGTATTGCTGAGAACGGAGCGATAA